A region of the Bdellovibrionota bacterium genome:
CATGGCAACCGGATCCCCCGGCTCTGGACTGGAACAGGCGGTAACCAGGAGTAGAAGAAATAATGGGGATATTTGGAAACCCGGCTTCATTCGGCCGGCTTTTGCGAATGCCCGCGCCGGGCCCGCTCCACGAGCTCGATTAAGACGCCCCCCGTCGATTTGGGATGAATGAAGGCGACTTTGGCACCCTCGGCCCCCGGCCGGGGTGCAGGTTCGATCAGTTGAACGCCCTCACCCCGAAGGCGCGCGATCTCTTTCTCGATGTCGTCCACGCGAAAGGCCAAATGATGCACGCCCGGACCCCGCTTCTTGAGGAACAGGGCAATAGGCGATTGATCCGATGTCGGCTCTAGTAATTCCACACGATCGGGTCCACCGAAAAGCAGTGCGACGCGCACATTTTCCGTAGGTACCTCTTCCGTATTAGGTACCTCTTCCGTATGATGATGGTGAAAGCCGAGCTTCTTAGAATACGATTCGAGCCCCTTTTCGAGCGATTCGACGGCCACGCCGATATGGTCAAGCCCGAGGATCAAGGGCGGATGTCAAAATCAAGAGAGTAAATCATCGCCAAAAGACCATCTTCTACGGCTTGGAAAATTCAAACCCTAGTTCACCACAATCTT
Encoded here:
- the mce gene encoding methylmalonyl-CoA epimerase translates to MILGLDHIGVAVESLEKGLESYSKKLGFHHHHTEEVPNTEEVPTENVRVALLFGGPDRVELLEPTSDQSPIALFLKKRGPGVHHLAFRVDDIEKEIARLRGEGVQLIEPAPRPGAEGAKVAFIHPKSTGGVLIELVERARRGHSQKPAE